A genome region from Sphingomonas sp. BGYR3 includes the following:
- the gluQRS gene encoding tRNA glutamyl-Q(34) synthetase GluQRS, protein MDKFVVTRFAPSPTGPLHLGHALSAVTAARLAAEAGGRFLVRIEDLDAGRSRPEFVDAIFADLNWLGLAWERPVWFQSERLGAYGAALARLRADKLVYPCFCTRADIAREVAASLSAPHGPDGPLYPGTCRALPDAERHAHLAAGDAHSWRLDMAAAIARAGPLTWRDARTGRVDARPDLFGDVVLARKDAPASYHLAVTVDDAAQGVTLVVRGEDLFHATHVHRLLQSLLGLAVPDYHHHALIGDADGRRLAKRDRAASLADLRAAGMDGTALADGLRQGQLPLGFRLVAP, encoded by the coding sequence GTGGATAAGTTTGTGGTCACCCGTTTTGCGCCCAGCCCCACCGGGCCGCTGCACCTGGGCCATGCGCTGTCGGCGGTGACGGCGGCACGGCTGGCGGCGGAGGCGGGCGGCCGGTTCCTCGTGCGGATCGAGGATCTGGACGCCGGGCGAAGCCGGCCCGAATTCGTCGATGCGATCTTTGCCGATCTGAACTGGCTGGGCCTGGCATGGGAACGCCCCGTCTGGTTCCAGTCGGAACGGCTGGGTGCCTATGGCGCGGCGCTGGCCCGGCTGCGGGCCGATAAACTGGTCTATCCCTGTTTCTGCACCCGCGCCGACATTGCGCGCGAAGTGGCGGCCAGCCTGTCCGCCCCGCATGGGCCGGATGGTCCGCTTTATCCCGGCACGTGCCGCGCGCTGCCTGATGCGGAACGGCACGCCCACCTTGCCGCGGGCGACGCGCATAGCTGGCGGCTGGACATGGCCGCCGCCATTGCCCGTGCCGGCCCCCTGACGTGGCGCGATGCTCGAACAGGCCGGGTCGACGCCCGACCCGACCTGTTCGGCGACGTCGTGCTGGCGCGAAAGGATGCGCCGGCCAGCTATCACCTGGCGGTAACGGTGGATGACGCGGCACAGGGGGTAACGTTGGTGGTGCGCGGAGAGGACCTGTTTCACGCCACCCATGTCCACCGCCTGCTGCAATCGCTGCTCGGCCTGGCCGTGCCGGATTATCATCATCACGCCCTGATCGGGGATGCGGACGGGCGCCGGCTGGCCAAGCGGGACCGGGCGGCATCGCTGGCCGATCTGCGCGCGGCCGGCATGGATGGCACGGCGTTGGCCGACGGGCTGCGACAGGGGCAACTGCCGCTTGGATTTCGCCTGGTCGCACCTTAG
- a CDS encoding cob(I)yrinic acid a,c-diamide adenosyltransferase has translation MVKLNRIYTRTGDDGTTGLVDGSRVAKHDPRLHAIGEVDEANSAVGVALAAPGLSAPVQAMLTRIQNDLFDLGADLATPIVADEAPSAALRIVPEQVSWIEDRIDRLNDDLAPLTSFILPGGTPAAAALHLARAISRRAERAAVAAAADCAINPDALRYLNRLSDLLFVLCRTVNQNGSGDVLWQPGASRAT, from the coding sequence ATGGTCAAGCTGAACCGCATCTATACCCGCACCGGCGATGACGGCACGACCGGGCTGGTCGATGGTTCGCGGGTCGCCAAGCATGATCCGCGCCTTCACGCGATCGGCGAGGTGGACGAGGCAAACAGCGCGGTCGGCGTCGCTCTGGCCGCACCCGGCCTGTCCGCCCCGGTTCAGGCGATGCTGACCCGAATTCAGAACGACCTGTTCGATCTGGGTGCCGATCTTGCCACACCGATTGTCGCCGATGAGGCGCCATCGGCTGCGCTGCGGATCGTGCCGGAACAGGTATCGTGGATCGAGGACAGGATCGACCGGCTGAACGACGATCTGGCCCCGCTGACCAGCTTCATCCTGCCCGGCGGCACCCCTGCTGCGGCGGCATTGCACCTGGCGCGCGCGATTTCGCGCCGGGCCGAACGCGCGGCCGTTGCCGCCGCAGCCGACTGCGCGATTAATCCTGATGCGCTCCGTTACCTGAACCGGCTGTCGGACTTGCTTTTTGTTCTGTGCCGGACAGTGAACCAAAACGGGTCCGGCGACGTTCTATGGCAACCAGGGGCATCGCGGGCGACCTGA
- the egtD gene encoding L-histidine N(alpha)-methyltransferase, with the protein MWTDQDQAVATPAISTLDADPAFLADVLAGLAASPKAIPARWFYDRRGSELFEAITALPEYYPTRTEAALLERAGDDLAGLCDPGCAVIEFGSGSSAKTPTLLRHIEPAAYVPIDISGDFLRESARGIASAFPGMAVFPVEANFMAPVPLPSAVQGRPKLGFFPGSTIGNLTPLAATDLLRTMRQSLGDGARLLIGIDRIKDESVLVPAYDDAAGVTADFNLNLLTRINRELDGTLPVDRFRHRAIWNDSLARIEMHLEALDDLAFHVAGRRFTMKAGETIHTENSHKYGARDARTLLLAGGWTPMAEWQDDRGWFGLILAEARPHPMAP; encoded by the coding sequence ATGTGGACCGATCAGGATCAGGCAGTCGCCACCCCCGCCATCTCGACGCTGGACGCCGATCCGGCCTTCCTCGCCGATGTGCTGGCGGGCCTTGCCGCCAGTCCAAAGGCGATACCGGCGCGCTGGTTCTATGACCGGCGCGGCTCGGAACTGTTCGAGGCGATTACGGCCCTGCCCGAATATTATCCCACCCGCACCGAAGCTGCCCTGCTGGAACGCGCGGGCGATGACCTTGCGGGTCTATGCGATCCTGGCTGCGCGGTAATCGAATTTGGCTCCGGCTCGTCCGCCAAGACGCCGACCCTGCTGCGCCATATCGAACCGGCCGCTTATGTGCCGATCGACATTTCCGGCGATTTCCTGCGCGAATCGGCGCGCGGCATTGCTTCTGCCTTTCCGGGCATGGCGGTGTTTCCGGTCGAGGCAAACTTCATGGCCCCCGTGCCGCTGCCTTCCGCCGTGCAGGGCAGGCCGAAATTGGGGTTTTTCCCCGGTTCCACGATCGGCAATCTGACCCCGCTGGCCGCCACCGACCTGCTGCGCACCATGCGCCAGTCGCTGGGCGACGGTGCGCGGCTGCTGATCGGGATCGACCGGATCAAGGACGAATCGGTCCTTGTCCCCGCATATGACGATGCCGCAGGCGTCACGGCCGACTTCAACCTCAACCTGCTGACGCGCATCAACCGGGAACTGGACGGCACGCTGCCCGTCGACCGGTTCCGCCACCGGGCGATCTGGAACGATTCGCTGGCCCGCATCGAAATGCATCTGGAGGCGCTGGACGATCTGGCGTTCCACGTCGCCGGCCGCCGGTTCACGATGAAGGCGGGTGAGACGATCCACACGGAAAACAGCCACAAATACGGCGCGCGCGATGCCCGCACCTTGTTACTGGCCGGCGGCTGGACGCCGATGGCCGAATGGCAGGACGATCGCGGCTGGTTCGGCCTGATCCTGGCCGAGGCGCGGCCGCACCCGATGGCCCCTTAA
- a CDS encoding RlmE family RNA methyltransferase: protein MSRGGSRGGHQRVRTARGRSAQSTRWLERQLNDPYVRRAKAEGYRSRAAYKLIELDEKFDFLKGARRVVDLGIAPGGWTQVVRRRLPKAAVVGIDLLPVDPIDGAVILQMDFMDDAAPDRLVESLGGAPDLIVSDMAANTVGHPQTDALRTMALVEAAADFAIRTLEPGGAFIAKVFAGGADSSLVAEMKRNFATVKHAKPPASRKGSVEWYLVAQGFKGRTEAGDGPAED, encoded by the coding sequence ATGAGCCGCGGGGGATCACGGGGCGGTCATCAGCGGGTCCGCACCGCGCGCGGGCGGTCGGCCCAGTCGACGCGCTGGCTGGAACGGCAGCTCAACGACCCGTATGTGCGCCGCGCCAAGGCAGAGGGCTATCGCAGCCGCGCCGCCTACAAGCTGATCGAGCTGGATGAAAAGTTCGATTTCCTGAAGGGCGCGCGCCGCGTCGTCGACCTTGGCATCGCGCCGGGCGGCTGGACTCAGGTCGTGCGCCGACGCCTGCCAAAGGCCGCCGTGGTCGGCATCGACTTGCTGCCCGTCGATCCGATCGACGGCGCGGTCATCCTGCAGATGGATTTCATGGACGATGCCGCGCCCGACCGGCTGGTCGAATCGCTGGGCGGCGCGCCCGATCTGATCGTGTCCGACATGGCGGCGAACACCGTCGGCCATCCGCAGACGGATGCGCTGCGCACTATGGCGCTGGTCGAGGCGGCGGCCGATTTCGCGATCCGCACGCTGGAACCGGGCGGCGCGTTCATTGCCAAGGTGTTTGCGGGCGGCGCCGATTCGTCGCTGGTTGCCGAAATGAAGCGCAATTTCGCCACGGTGAAACACGCCAAGCCCCCGGCCAGCCGCAAGGGGTCGGTCGAATGGTATCTGGTGGCACAGGGGTTCAAGGGCCGGACAGAAGCCGGGGACGGTCCGGCGGAGGACTGA
- a CDS encoding PBP1A family penicillin-binding protein, giving the protein MFKWFRKAPTPDPLAPGAEFMPAGRSGAEAALPAIAKRRWLTWRMASRVTGILLVLLILAIGWLALTAPLSKSLEPPVPPSITLLSAEGTPIARSGARIEDPVDAAKLPDHVVEAFLAIEDRRFRSHWGVDPRGILRAVFHNSFSDGRSQGASTITQQLAKNAFLNSDRTFTRKAREVLIAFWLEAWLTKDEILSRYLSNVYFGDNVYGLRAAARHYFSRGPEDLTTAQAAMLAGLVKAPSRLAPTTNLAGARARQALVVQAMVEAGFLTKDAAEAVRPASLRVEKSDTVPTGTYFSDWVLPEARDRAGGVENGVQIRTTLETRMQKAAEGAVKSARLTKAQVAIVAMRPDGRVIAMVGGKDYRQNQFNRATAANRQPGSTFKLFVYLAALRSGMRPSDRVEDTPLTIAGWSPKNDGGRYRGSMSLEGAFAWSSNVAAARLTNEVGPRAVIRAARDLGVTSPIPAEATIALGTPSVSLLELTAAYAAIAAGEYPVKPRGLAEDAGGDSSWLSRLTSGRRSIGSRELEDMRQLLRAVVDKGSGSAARLPVPVYGKTGTTQDSRDGWFIGYAEGVVVGVWLGNDDNTPNPGLSGGGLPARLWRDVMRRAIDLPEDEPVLTNETEGLDLGNLIDGVGEDGGEPEQGEPVFDAQLGDGTSVVIDREGGVELVRPEDRRQQRRDAPIQLDLRGPRAPAPRADPPEPQGEGE; this is encoded by the coding sequence ATGTTCAAATGGTTTCGCAAGGCGCCGACGCCCGATCCCCTTGCCCCCGGCGCGGAGTTCATGCCCGCTGGCCGCAGCGGTGCGGAGGCGGCGCTGCCCGCGATTGCGAAGCGGCGCTGGCTAACCTGGCGGATGGCCTCGCGGGTGACAGGCATCCTTCTGGTGCTGTTGATCCTGGCGATCGGCTGGCTGGCGCTGACGGCGCCGCTGTCCAAATCGCTGGAACCGCCCGTGCCGCCGTCGATCACATTGCTGTCCGCAGAGGGCACGCCGATCGCCCGATCGGGTGCACGGATCGAGGATCCGGTGGATGCGGCCAAGCTGCCCGACCATGTCGTCGAGGCGTTCCTGGCTATCGAGGATCGCCGGTTCCGCTCGCACTGGGGCGTGGATCCGCGCGGCATCCTGCGCGCGGTATTCCACAACAGCTTCAGCGATGGCCGGTCGCAGGGTGCCAGCACGATCACGCAGCAGCTCGCCAAGAACGCCTTCCTCAATTCCGACCGCACCTTTACCCGCAAGGCGCGGGAAGTGCTGATCGCCTTCTGGCTGGAAGCGTGGTTGACCAAGGACGAGATCCTGTCGCGCTATCTGTCGAACGTCTATTTCGGCGATAATGTCTATGGCCTGCGCGCAGCCGCCCGGCATTATTTCAGCCGGGGGCCAGAGGACCTGACCACGGCGCAGGCGGCGATGCTGGCCGGGCTGGTCAAGGCGCCGTCGCGGCTGGCCCCCACGACCAACCTTGCCGGCGCACGGGCGCGGCAGGCGCTGGTGGTGCAGGCGATGGTCGAGGCCGGGTTCCTGACCAAGGACGCGGCAGAGGCGGTGCGCCCCGCCAGCCTGCGCGTCGAAAAGAGCGATACGGTGCCGACCGGCACCTATTTCAGCGACTGGGTGCTGCCCGAGGCGCGCGACCGGGCCGGCGGCGTCGAAAACGGCGTGCAGATCCGCACCACGCTGGAAACCCGGATGCAGAAGGCGGCCGAGGGCGCGGTGAAATCCGCTCGCCTGACCAAAGCGCAGGTGGCGATCGTCGCCATGCGGCCCGACGGGCGGGTCATCGCCATGGTGGGTGGCAAGGATTACCGGCAGAACCAGTTCAACCGGGCAACGGCAGCCAACCGGCAGCCGGGATCGACGTTCAAGCTGTTCGTCTATCTGGCGGCGCTGCGTTCGGGGATGCGGCCCAGCGACCGGGTGGAGGATACGCCGCTGACCATCGCGGGGTGGAGCCCCAAGAATGACGGCGGGCGTTATCGCGGCAGCATGAGCCTGGAAGGGGCCTTTGCCTGGTCCAGCAACGTCGCTGCCGCCCGGCTGACCAATGAAGTGGGGCCGCGCGCGGTGATCCGGGCGGCCCGCGACCTGGGCGTCACATCGCCCATCCCGGCCGAGGCGACGATTGCGCTTGGTACGCCATCGGTGTCGCTGCTGGAACTGACCGCCGCCTATGCCGCCATTGCGGCGGGCGAATATCCGGTGAAGCCGCGCGGCCTGGCCGAGGATGCGGGCGGCGATTCCAGCTGGCTGAGCCGTCTGACCAGCGGGCGGCGCAGCATCGGTTCGCGCGAGCTTGAGGATATGCGTCAGCTGTTGCGGGCGGTGGTGGACAAGGGATCGGGCAGTGCCGCCCGGCTGCCCGTGCCCGTCTATGGCAAGACGGGCACGACGCAGGACAGCCGCGATGGCTGGTTCATCGGCTATGCCGAGGGTGTCGTCGTCGGCGTGTGGCTGGGCAATGACGATAATACGCCCAATCCGGGTCTGTCGGGCGGCGGCCTGCCCGCGCGGCTGTGGCGCGACGTGATGCGGCGAGCGATCGACCTGCCCGAGGATGAGCCGGTGCTGACCAACGAGACGGAGGGGCTCGATCTCGGCAATCTGATCGACGGGGTTGGCGAGGACGGCGGCGAGCCGGAGCAGGGTGAACCGGTGTTCGACGCCCAGTTGGGCGATGGCACCAGCGTGGTCATCGACCGGGAGGGCGGCGTTGAGCTGGTCCGGCCGGAGGATCGCCGCCAGCAGCGCCGCGATGCGCCGATCCAGCTTGACCTGCGCGGCCCCCGCGCGCCCGCGCCCCGGGCAGATCCGCCCGAGCCGCAGGGGGAGGGGGAATAG
- a CDS encoding twin transmembrane helix small protein: MQTFLIILLVAAMIATLVALIRGIIAFLQTTEAELKGEGPATSSVKSNKMMQARVMFQALAILIVVVILFAAGRT, translated from the coding sequence ATGCAGACCTTCCTCATCATCCTGCTCGTCGCCGCCATGATCGCCACGCTGGTGGCGCTGATCCGCGGCATCATCGCATTCCTGCAGACCACGGAAGCGGAGCTGAAGGGGGAGGGTCCTGCCACATCCAGCGTCAAATCGAACAAGATGATGCAGGCGCGCGTGATGTTTCAGGCGCTGGCCATCCTGATCGTCGTCGTGATCCTGTTCGCCGCCGGGCGCACCTGA
- a CDS encoding EamA family transporter: protein MNAGAPAPAASRASVLIPFAIVTLIWGSTWIVIRDQLSVVPANWSVAYRFAIAGVAMLAWAAIRREPMRLDARGWRFAAMLGVTQFVLNFNFVYQAERFITSGLVAVVFALLIVPNAVLSWRFLGQRVTRGFLIGSAIAMAGTALLFIHELRADLNGAGDVALGIGITLLGVMSASSANVLQGTQTARAYPMATMLGHAMLIGAVIDALAALALVGPPVFDWRPGYIAGLLFLGIAGSAIAFPLYYGVIRAIGPARAAYNGVVVPVIAMLLSTLFEGYRWSVLAALGGVLVLVGLVVALRARRPVR, encoded by the coding sequence GTGAACGCCGGCGCCCCTGCCCCCGCGGCGTCGCGCGCCTCTGTCCTCATCCCCTTTGCCATCGTCACGCTGATCTGGGGATCGACCTGGATCGTCATCCGCGATCAATTGAGCGTGGTGCCGGCCAACTGGTCGGTCGCCTATCGCTTTGCCATTGCCGGGGTCGCCATGCTGGCCTGGGCCGCGATCCGGCGGGAGCCGATGCGGCTGGACGCGCGCGGCTGGCGCTTTGCCGCGATGCTGGGCGTCACCCAGTTCGTGCTGAATTTCAACTTCGTCTATCAGGCGGAACGGTTCATCACCTCTGGCCTGGTCGCGGTCGTCTTTGCGCTGCTGATCGTGCCCAATGCCGTCCTGTCGTGGCGGTTTCTGGGCCAGCGGGTGACGCGCGGGTTCCTGATCGGATCGGCGATCGCGATGGCGGGCACCGCGCTGCTGTTCATCCACGAACTGCGCGCCGATCTCAATGGTGCCGGCGATGTCGCGCTGGGCATCGGGATCACCCTGTTGGGTGTGATGAGCGCATCCAGCGCCAATGTGCTGCAGGGGACGCAGACAGCGCGTGCTTATCCCATGGCGACGATGCTGGGCCATGCGATGCTGATCGGTGCGGTGATCGACGCGCTGGCGGCGCTGGCGCTGGTCGGGCCGCCGGTGTTCGACTGGCGACCGGGCTATATCGCCGGGCTGCTGTTCCTGGGGATTGCCGGTTCGGCGATTGCATTTCCCCTCTATTACGGGGTCATCCGGGCGATCGGCCCGGCGCGGGCGGCCTATAACGGCGTGGTCGTGCCCGTCATCGCGATGCTGCTGTCGACGCTGTTCGAAGGCTATCGCTGGTCGGTGCTGGCCGCGCTGGGCGGCGTGCTGGTGCTGGTCGGGCTGGTGGTGGCGTTAAGGGCGCGCAGGCCCGTTCGATAA
- a CDS encoding HNH endonuclease: MFHPDLIRHPDGCPALVLNADYTPLSYYPLSVWPWQTAIKAVFLERVDIVAHYEREIRSPTARIKLPSVIALKQYVRPSQFPAFTRFNLFLRDKFACQYCGSPRDLTFDHVVPRAQGGRTTWENVVTACAPCNLKKGGRTPKQAAMPLHIAPIRPTNWQLQEHGRRFPPNYLHDTWHDWLYWDIELEA, encoded by the coding sequence ATGTTTCATCCCGATCTGATCCGGCATCCCGACGGGTGCCCCGCGCTGGTGCTGAATGCGGACTATACGCCGCTCAGCTATTATCCGCTGAGCGTCTGGCCGTGGCAGACAGCGATCAAGGCCGTGTTCCTGGAACGCGTCGATATCGTCGCCCATTACGAGCGCGAGATTCGCAGCCCGACGGCGCGGATCAAGCTGCCGTCCGTCATCGCGCTGAAGCAATATGTGCGACCGTCGCAATTCCCGGCGTTCACGCGGTTCAACCTGTTCCTGCGCGACAAGTTCGCCTGTCAGTATTGCGGCAGCCCGCGCGACCTGACGTTCGATCATGTCGTGCCGCGCGCTCAGGGCGGCCGGACCACGTGGGAAAATGTCGTCACCGCCTGTGCGCCGTGCAACCTGAAAAAAGGGGGGCGGACCCCGAAACAGGCCGCAATGCCGCTGCACATCGCGCCCATTCGCCCGACCAACTGGCAGTTGCAGGAACATGGGCGGCGGTTCCCGCCCAATTACCTGCACGATACGTGGCACGACTGGCTGTACTGGGACATCGAACTGGAAGCGTGA
- the egtB gene encoding ergothioneine biosynthesis protein EgtB → MRDERAVKSNDRDLTDHYLQVRRLSEALVERLSDADATVQSMDDASPAKWHLAHTTWFFETFILRDHLPGYRLYDDRLPYLFNSYYEAEGQRHARPRRGMVTRPTLDQVIEWRRAVDAALADALPMLSDEARALIELGCHHEQQHQELLLTDILHLFAQNPLEPAIWPGEPKQPVAMPDPVRWIEGASGPIDIGHDGTGFGFDCEGPRHAALLAPHALADRTVTNGEWADFIADGGYATPRWWLSDGWAWVQAERIEGPLYWRRDGRTWTRFGLDGRRPLDPAAPVTHISFYEADSYAAWAGARLPTEFEWEAAAARHDPHAGNFLDRAGPVEPRPARGGPAFFGDVWEWTGSAYRPYPGFRTAEGAVGEYNGKFMSGQFVLRGGSCASPRGHVRASYRNFFHPHQRWQFTGLRLAKDL, encoded by the coding sequence ATGCGCGACGAACGGGCGGTCAAGAGCAACGATCGGGATCTGACCGATCACTATCTTCAGGTTCGCCGGTTGAGCGAGGCGCTGGTCGAACGCCTCAGCGATGCGGACGCCACCGTTCAGTCGATGGACGATGCCAGCCCCGCCAAATGGCATCTGGCGCATACGACATGGTTTTTCGAAACATTCATCCTGCGCGATCACCTGCCTGGCTATCGCCTGTACGACGATCGCCTGCCCTATCTGTTCAACAGCTATTACGAGGCGGAGGGCCAGCGGCACGCCCGGCCCCGGCGCGGCATGGTCACGCGCCCGACACTGGATCAGGTCATCGAATGGCGCCGCGCCGTCGATGCCGCGCTGGCCGATGCGCTGCCCATGTTGTCCGACGAGGCACGGGCACTGATCGAACTCGGCTGTCATCACGAACAGCAGCACCAGGAGCTGTTGCTGACCGATATCCTCCACCTGTTCGCGCAAAATCCGCTGGAACCGGCGATCTGGCCCGGTGAGCCGAAACAGCCCGTGGCCATGCCCGACCCGGTCCGCTGGATCGAGGGTGCATCCGGCCCGATCGACATCGGCCATGACGGCACCGGATTTGGCTTCGACTGCGAAGGGCCGCGCCATGCCGCCCTGCTGGCGCCCCATGCTCTGGCCGACCGCACGGTCACCAATGGCGAATGGGCAGATTTCATCGCCGATGGCGGCTATGCAACGCCGCGCTGGTGGCTGTCCGATGGCTGGGCTTGGGTGCAGGCTGAACGGATCGAAGGCCCCCTCTACTGGCGGCGCGACGGGCGGACCTGGACCCGGTTCGGTCTGGACGGCCGCCGTCCGCTCGATCCCGCAGCGCCGGTCACGCATATCAGCTTTTACGAAGCGGACTCCTATGCCGCATGGGCGGGCGCACGCCTGCCAACCGAGTTCGAATGGGAAGCCGCTGCCGCGCGCCACGATCCCCATGCGGGCAATTTCCTGGACCGGGCCGGACCGGTCGAACCGCGCCCGGCACGCGGAGGACCTGCCTTTTTCGGCGATGTCTGGGAATGGACCGGCAGCGCCTATCGCCCCTATCCCGGCTTTCGCACGGCCGAGGGGGCCGTCGGCGAATATAATGGTAAGTTCATGAGCGGGCAGTTCGTCCTGCGCGGCGGCAGCTGCGCAAGCCCACGCGGCCATGTCCGGGCAAGCTATCGCAACTTCTTTCATCCGCATCAGCGTTGGCAGTTCACTGGCCTCCGCCTTGCAAAGGACCTGTAA
- a CDS encoding Ppx/GppA phosphatase family protein codes for MATRRRPPGPRNAGKARGRGGQPRLYAALDLGTNNCRLLIARPQGDGFAVVDAFSRIVRLGEGLAASGRLSDAAIERTIAALRVCADKLKRRQVTLARSVATEACRRASNGSEFIARVRAETGIRLDIISAEEEARLAVLGCHALLEPGDGPALVFDIGGGSTELVLIDATEPVPRVLDWHSAPWGVVSLTEAHGERAGGGHRAAYDRMYAVATESFDAFARRLAERGMPPGDTDVRLLGTSGTVTTLASVHLGLAAYDRAQVDGLIVPAPAMRGISARLADMDMAARATVPCIGQERADLVVAGCAILEAILDLWPAPRLGIADRGIREGILRRLMDGDRA; via the coding sequence ATGGCGACGCGTCGGCGCCCGCCCGGGCCGCGCAATGCCGGCAAAGCGCGTGGTCGGGGCGGCCAGCCCCGGCTGTATGCCGCGCTTGACCTTGGCACCAACAACTGTCGCCTGTTGATCGCCCGCCCGCAGGGCGACGGGTTTGCCGTTGTCGACGCCTTTTCCCGGATCGTCCGGCTGGGCGAGGGACTGGCGGCGAGCGGCCGCCTGTCCGATGCCGCGATCGAACGCACAATCGCCGCGCTGCGCGTCTGCGCGGACAAGCTGAAACGGCGTCAGGTCACGCTGGCCCGATCCGTCGCGACCGAGGCGTGCCGCCGCGCCAGCAATGGCAGCGAGTTCATCGCCCGGGTCCGCGCCGAAACCGGCATCCGGCTGGACATTATCTCTGCCGAGGAAGAGGCGCGGCTGGCAGTGCTTGGCTGCCATGCGCTGCTGGAACCGGGTGACGGCCCGGCGCTGGTGTTCGACATTGGCGGCGGATCGACCGAACTGGTGCTGATCGACGCGACGGAACCGGTGCCCCGCGTGCTTGACTGGCATTCCGCCCCCTGGGGCGTGGTGTCGCTGACTGAGGCGCATGGCGAGCGGGCGGGCGGCGGGCACCGCGCAGCCTATGACCGGATGTACGCGGTTGCGACGGAAAGCTTCGACGCTTTTGCCCGGCGGCTGGCGGAACGCGGGATGCCGCCCGGCGACACCGATGTCCGGCTGCTCGGCACCAGCGGCACCGTGACCACACTGGCCAGCGTGCATCTGGGCCTTGCCGCCTATGACCGGGCGCAGGTCGATGGCCTGATCGTGCCTGCGCCCGCCATGCGCGGGATCAGCGCGCGATTGGCCGACATGGACATGGCAGCGCGCGCGACCGTTCCCTGCATCGGACAGGAACGGGCCGATCTGGTCGTGGCGGGCTGTGCGATCCTTGAGGCGATCCTGGACTTGTGGCCCGCGCCCCGACTGGGCATTGCCGATCGCGGTATCCGCGAGGGCATCTTGCGGCGATTGATGGATGGAGACCGGGCATGA
- a CDS encoding beta-eliminating lyase-related protein: MRFFSDNAAPACPAVIDAILSANRQDTAYDGDALSGALDARFSALFETEVAVLWVATGTAANCLALAAMCPPDGGILCHREAHIIVDEAGAPEFFTHGARLMPLEGGGAKLTPDVLTAALGAIRPDVHQVQAHAISITNATEWGLSYTPDEVAAIGAVARAHGLGLHMDGARFANAVANRGCTPADITWRAGVDALSFGFIKNGGMSAEALVFFRPELAAGARRRRKRAGQLQSKGRYLAAQLLAMLDGDVWLANARAANAGAAMLADAAGARLIHPVEANEVFLRVTADEAASLRGQGFDFYDWGPGEARLVVSWDQDAAAVRPLADAIRAL; the protein is encoded by the coding sequence ATGCGCTTTTTCTCCGACAACGCCGCGCCTGCCTGTCCGGCCGTGATCGACGCGATCCTGAGCGCGAACCGGCAGGACACCGCCTATGACGGGGATGCGCTGAGCGGGGCGCTCGATGCCCGCTTTTCGGCGCTGTTCGAAACGGAAGTCGCCGTGCTGTGGGTTGCGACGGGCACGGCCGCCAACTGCCTGGCGCTGGCGGCGATGTGCCCGCCCGATGGCGGCATCCTGTGCCACCGCGAGGCGCATATCATCGTCGATGAAGCAGGCGCGCCGGAGTTTTTCACCCATGGCGCGCGGCTGATGCCGCTGGAGGGCGGGGGGGCAAAGCTGACCCCGGATGTGCTGACCGCCGCGCTGGGGGCGATCCGGCCGGACGTGCATCAGGTGCAGGCCCATGCCATTTCAATCACCAACGCGACGGAATGGGGCCTGTCCTATACCCCGGACGAGGTGGCGGCGATCGGCGCGGTTGCGCGTGCCCATGGCCTTGGTCTGCACATGGATGGCGCCCGTTTCGCCAATGCGGTGGCGAATCGCGGCTGCACCCCGGCAGACATTACCTGGCGGGCGGGCGTCGATGCGCTGAGCTTTGGCTTTATCAAAAACGGCGGGATGAGTGCGGAGGCACTGGTGTTCTTCCGCCCCGAACTGGCGGCGGGCGCCCGGCGTCGGCGCAAGCGGGCTGGCCAGCTTCAATCCAAGGGCCGGTATCTGGCGGCGCAGTTGCTGGCGATGCTGGACGGCGATGTGTGGCTGGCCAATGCACGGGCCGCCAATGCGGGCGCGGCGATGCTGGCCGATGCGGCGGGCGCGCGGCTGATCCATCCGGTCGAGGCGAATGAGGTGTTCCTGCGCGTGACGGCGGATGAGGCCGCATCGCTGCGCGGACAGGGATTCGATTTCTACGACTGGGGGCCGGGCGAGGCGCGGCTTGTCGTCAGCTGGGATCAGGATGCGGCGGCGGTGCGGCCGCTGGCCGACGCGATCCGCGCCCTGTGA